A single Ignavibacteriales bacterium DNA region contains:
- a CDS encoding electron transfer flavoprotein subunit beta/FixA family protein: MKIAVCVNHVPDTATKIKVGPDGKKIDTNGVTFIVNPYDEYAIEEGLKLKEKTSGTVYVIGLGGEAHKESLKKALAMGADEGILLKTDQDFDSVTVARLLADEIKSLGCEVVFTGKQSIDFDNSAAGQLISEFLGFNCVSNVVALTIDNNAIQAEREVEGGREVVKTSMPAVITAQKGINEPRYASLKGIMAAKKKVITEKAVSNSTPKSTSLGLRLPAPKNPGRILGSDAAAIKELVKLLREEAKVI; encoded by the coding sequence ATGAAAATCGCTGTTTGCGTTAACCATGTTCCGGATACTGCAACCAAAATAAAAGTTGGTCCGGATGGTAAAAAAATCGACACTAACGGTGTCACCTTTATTGTTAACCCTTATGATGAATACGCTATTGAGGAAGGTCTTAAATTAAAAGAGAAAACTTCCGGAACAGTGTATGTTATCGGACTGGGGGGAGAAGCACACAAAGAATCCCTCAAAAAGGCATTAGCGATGGGGGCAGATGAAGGAATCCTACTTAAAACAGACCAGGATTTTGATTCTGTGACAGTTGCCAGACTGCTTGCAGATGAGATAAAAAGTCTTGGATGTGAAGTTGTATTCACCGGTAAGCAATCAATTGATTTTGACAATTCTGCCGCCGGACAGCTGATTTCCGAATTTTTAGGTTTTAATTGTGTTAGCAACGTAGTTGCTTTGACTATTGATAATAATGCTATACAGGCTGAAAGAGAAGTCGAGGGCGGTAGAGAAGTTGTGAAAACCTCGATGCCGGCTGTTATTACGGCTCAGAAAGGTATTAATGAGCCCCGTTATGCTTCCTTAAAAGGTATCATGGCTGCAAAGAAGAAAGTAATTACAGAAAAAGCGGTTTCAAACAGCACTCCTAAGTCAACCTCTCTTGGATTGCGCCTTCCTGCACCAAAGAATCCAGGCAGAATTCTTGGTTCAGATGCTGCAGCAATCAAAGAGTTAGTCAAATTATTACGCGAAGAAGCGAAGGTTATATAG
- a CDS encoding electron transfer flavoprotein subunit alpha/FixB family protein: MKKAIVFLEVRESKIKKSSIEALSAALMFKGSYFNEIHAAVFCDVNPDFSVLDGLYPDAIHLFKSPEFNNYTPKSFKNELAALKSGADAAVYFFSNTAQGKDLAPRLAATLYCGLAMDLVEMKLDGDNFVFTRPVYAGKALEDLSINTSDKVITLRPNVFPVRLGSGNSEAKVSEITVNNPDVSVKTVEIKKAEGKLDVSEAGIIVSGGRGLKGPENFHLIESLAEALGGAVGASRAVVDAGWRPHREQVGQTGKTVSPSLYVAVGISGAIQHLAGMSTSKYIVAINKDKDAPIFQAADYGITGDALELLPIFTEEVNKLKG; this comes from the coding sequence ATGAAAAAAGCAATTGTATTTTTAGAAGTCAGAGAGTCTAAAATTAAAAAATCCTCAATTGAGGCATTATCTGCTGCACTTATGTTTAAAGGCAGTTATTTTAACGAAATTCATGCAGCCGTATTTTGTGATGTTAATCCCGATTTTAGCGTTCTTGACGGACTCTATCCGGATGCTATTCACCTGTTCAAGAGTCCTGAATTCAATAATTATACGCCTAAATCGTTTAAAAATGAACTGGCCGCACTCAAATCAGGAGCAGACGCAGCCGTTTATTTCTTCAGTAATACTGCCCAAGGTAAGGACCTGGCTCCCCGGCTTGCCGCCACTCTGTACTGCGGCCTCGCAATGGATCTGGTTGAAATGAAGCTTGACGGTGACAATTTTGTATTCACCAGACCAGTTTATGCCGGAAAAGCACTTGAAGATTTATCGATAAATACCTCAGATAAAGTAATAACACTTCGTCCAAATGTATTCCCGGTAAGACTTGGTTCGGGAAATTCAGAAGCCAAGGTAAGTGAGATTACAGTAAACAATCCTGATGTTTCCGTAAAAACAGTGGAAATCAAAAAAGCTGAGGGTAAACTGGATGTCTCCGAAGCGGGAATAATCGTTTCAGGCGGCCGTGGGCTTAAGGGTCCTGAAAACTTTCATTTGATTGAATCCCTCGCTGAGGCCTTAGGCGGAGCGGTCGGAGCATCAAGAGCAGTCGTTGATGCCGGCTGGAGACCTCATAGAGAGCAGGTCGGTCAGACAGGAAAGACAGTCTCCCCTTCTTTGTATGTAGCAGTTGGAATTTCCGGTGCAATTCAGCATCTGGCCGGAATGTCAACTTCTAAGTATATCGTTGCTATCAATAAGGATAAAGACGCTCCGATCTTCCAGGCGGCTGATTATGGTATCACCGGAGATGCTCTTGAACTTCTCCCAATTTTTACGGAAGAAGTAAATAAGCTTAAAGGATAG
- a CDS encoding bifunctional nuclease family protein, with the protein MSKIECEILALSSNPTSSGAYALVLKEVFGNRRLPIIIGHFEAQAIALELEGIHPPRPLTHDLIKNLIENLGGTVMEVEISELRDNTFYSKIILEVSSLTNEVDARPSDAIAIALRTGAPIYVAEQVLEAAGFISSSETEDTGEFNPEAMEENEPEVPKGKESKLAALQSKLREALETEDYERAAKIRDEIQRLTNSN; encoded by the coding sequence TTGAGTAAGATCGAATGTGAAATTCTGGCGCTCTCTTCCAACCCCACATCAAGCGGCGCTTATGCATTAGTTCTGAAGGAAGTCTTCGGTAACAGAAGACTTCCTATTATTATCGGTCACTTTGAAGCACAGGCCATTGCGCTTGAACTTGAAGGTATCCATCCTCCCCGGCCTCTTACCCACGATCTCATTAAGAATCTGATTGAGAATCTTGGAGGTACAGTAATGGAGGTTGAAATAAGTGAGTTAAGAGACAATACTTTTTACTCAAAGATAATACTTGAAGTTTCTTCTCTGACTAATGAGGTGGATGCCAGACCAAGTGATGCGATCGCGATCGCTTTACGTACGGGTGCTCCTATATATGTAGCTGAGCAGGTTCTTGAAGCCGCAGGTTTTATTTCATCTTCTGAAACCGAAGATACCGGCGAATTTAATCCCGAAGCAATGGAGGAAAACGAGCCGGAAGTACCTAAGGGAAAAGAATCTAAACTGGCTGCGCTGCAATCTAAACTGAGAGAAGCACTTGAAACTGAAGATTATGAGCGGGCTGCAAAGATTAGAGATGAAATTCAGCGGTTGACGAATAGCAACTGA